In a genomic window of Wyeomyia smithii strain HCP4-BCI-WySm-NY-G18 chromosome 1, ASM2978416v1, whole genome shotgun sequence:
- the LOC129717815 gene encoding uncharacterized protein LOC129717815 — protein sequence MLKSKVPEEKVTLLSTNQIPIIDLAHCGTEECPIRSVVNRVGGQLLRALSEKGVALLVNHGIPEEKIKLAYSHLDDFCKLSDDTKEQYLRKDGNHGYVKPGQERFDGKTKDLRHTFNICTLKPEAPLPEEPLPGFREHISDLAQDFQRLSALLLQALAVGLDRPYKYFLEKHSHILDGESENQSTFRLLYYPPLIVDDGQNELLRGICHYSQQRCAKDEIDLSIPEDYKKKMAEEEEAQFTRCGAHCDYGTFTLLVQDCEGGLEVKLPGTDKWKRVGHLPGAILINAGELLALWTNEKIPALSHRVVIPQEEALKHRGRHSIAFFVHPDNCTDIEPIELPSSSSSNSLDSIEKKQKNRKKSFKTAKAKIYNAYQHVQRRFKETYAS from the exons ATGTTGAAGAGCAAAGTACCCGAAGAGAAGGTCACTCTGTTGTCTACCAACCAGATACCGATCATCGATCTGGCACATTGCG GTACCGAAGAATGTCCGATCCGGTCCGTCGTAAATCGTGTCGGAGGCCAACTATTACGCGCTTTGTCGGAGAAAGGAGTCGCCCTGCTGGTTAATCACGGAATTCCAGAAGAAAAG ATTAAACTTGCCTACAGTCATCTGGACGATTTCTGCAAGCTGTCGGATGACACCAAGGAGCAGTACCTCCGGAAGGACGGTAACCACGGTTACGTAAAGCCCGGACAGGAACGGTTCGATGGCAAAACGAAGGATCTTCGCCACACGTTCAATATCTGCACTCTGAAGCCGGAAGCACCGCTACCTGAGGAACCACTGCCAGGATTCCGGGAGCACATATCTGACCTAGCGCAAGATTTTCAACGCTTGTCGGCGCTGCTACTGCAAGCTCTTGCTGTAGGCCTAGATCGGCCCTAcaaatattttctggaaaagcATTCCCATATTCTGGATGGGGAAAGCGAAAACCAGTCCACATTCCGTCTGCTCTATTATCCACCGTTGATCGTGGATGACGGCCAGAACGAACTGCTTCGAGGTATCTGCCACTATAGCCAGCAACGATGCGCGAAGGATGAAATTGATCTCTCCATTCCTGAGGACTACAAAAAAAAGATGGCTGAAGAAGAGGAAGCGCAGTTTACTCGCTGTGGGGCTCACTGTGATTACGGAACGTTTACCCTGCTGGTTCAGGACTGCGAAGGGGGCCTCGAAGTTAAGCTACCCGGTACGGATAAGTGGAAACGTGTTGGCCATCTGCCGGGAGCGATTCTAATCAACGCCGGTGAACTATTGGCACTTTGGACGAACGAAAAGATTCCAGCTCTG TCTCATCGAGTTGTGATACCACAAGAAGAGGCATTAAAGCATCGTGGCAGACATTCGATAGCGTTCTTTGTTCATCCAG ATAATTGCACCGACATCGAACCGATTGAGTTGCCCAGCTCGAGCTCCTCCAACTCGCTTGACTCGATCGAAAAGAAGCAGAAAAATCGTAAAAAGTCCTTTAAAACGGCAAAGGCTAA AATTTACAATGCCTATCAACACGTGCAACGTCGTTTCAAGGAAACGTACGCTTCCTAA